The Rhinolophus sinicus isolate RSC01 linkage group LG09, ASM3656204v1, whole genome shotgun sequence genome includes a window with the following:
- the MBD1 gene encoding methyl-CpG-binding domain protein 1 isoform X38, with the protein MAEEWLDCPALGPGWKRREVFRKSGATCGRSDTYYQSPTGDRIRSKVELTRYLGPACDLTLFDFKQGILCYPAPKARSLPVPSKKRKKPSRPVKAPKCQVGSQKSEDKKEAPRVETKADTDTAPASLPAPGYCENCGISFSGDGTRRQRLKTLCKDCRAQRIAFNREQRMFKRVGCGECAACQVTEDCGACSTCLLQLPHDVASGLFCKCEQRRCLRIVEKSRGCGVCRGCQTREDCGHCRVCLRPPRPGLRRQWRCVQRRCLRHLAHRLRRHHQRCQRRPPLAVAPPAGKRSRRRGGCDSKLTARWRPRTQTLPPLPPSQPPESPELHPRALAPSPPAEFIYYCVDEDELQPYTNRRQNRKCGACAACLRRMDCGHCDFCCDKPKFGGSNQKRQKCRWRQCLQFAMKRLLPSVWAGSEDGAGPPPTYPRRKRPGSTRRPLLGHTLKPPLAVSTAPPEHVQTPMKQEAGGGFVLPPPGTDLVFLREGASSPVQVPGPAPASTEALLQALDPGLPLVKQEPPDPEEEKSKDDSASDSAPEEEAAGVGTPVITEIFSLGGTRLRDTAVWLPRSKDLKKPGTRNQ; encoded by the exons ATGGCTGAGGAGTGGCTGGactgcccagccctgggccctggcTGGAAGCGCCGGGAGGTTTTCCGCAAGTCAGGTGCCACCTGTGGACGCTCAGACACCTATTACCAGAG CCCCACAGGAGACAGGATCCGAAGCAAAGTTGAGCTGACCCGATACCTGGGCCCTGCGTGCGACCTCACTCTCTTCGACTTCAAACAAGGCATCCTTTGCTATCCAGCCCCCAAG GCCCGGTCCTTGCCTGTCCCCAGCAAGAAGCGGAAGAAGCCTTCGAGGCCAGTCAAGGCTCCGAAATGTCAGGTTGGATCCCAAAAAAGTGAGGACAAGAAGGAGGCCCCAAGAGTTGAGACCAAGGCTGACACGGACACAGCCCCGGCTTCTCTCCCTGCGCCTGG GTACTGTGAGAACTGTGGAATCAGCTTCTCAGGAGATGGTACCCGAAGGCAGCGGCTCAAGACGTTGTGCAAGGACTGCCGAG CACAGAGAATTGCTTTCAACCGGGAGCAGAGGATGTTTAAG CGTGTGGGCTGCGGGGAGTGTGCAGCCTGCCAGGTCACGGAGGACTGCGGGGCCTGCTCCACCTGCCTTCTGCAGCTGCCCCATGATGTGGCCTCGGGGCTGTTCTGCAAATGTGAGCAGAGACGGTGCCTCCGGATCGTGGAAAAG AGCCGAGGGTGTGGAGTGTGCCGGGGCTGTCAGACCCGAGAGGACTGTGGCCATTGCCGAGTCTGCCTCCGCCCTCCCCGCCCTGGTCTTAGGCGCCAGTGGAGGTGCGTCCAGCGGCGCTGCCTACGG CACCTTGCCCATCGCCTCCGTCGCCACCATCAGCGATGTCAACGACGCCCTCCCTTAGCTGTGGCTCCCCCTGCT GGTAAACGTAGCCGCCGCAGGGGAGGCTGCGACTCCAAGTTGACTGCCCGGTGGCGTCCCCGAACCCAGACTCTGCCTCCACTTCCCCCATCGCAGCCTCCAGAGTCCCCAGAGCTG CACCCCAGAGCCCTGGCCCCCTCGCCACCTGCCGAGTTCATCTATTACTGTGTAGACGAGGACGAGCTA CAGCCCTACACAAACCGCCGGCAGAATCGTAAGTGTGGGGCCTGTGCAGCCTGCCTGCGGCGGATGGACTGTGGCCACTGTGACTTCTGCTGTGACAAGCCCAAATTCGGGGGCAGCAACCAGAAGCGCCAGAAGTGTCGTTGGCGCCAATGCCTGCAGTTTGCCAtg AAGCGTCTGCTGCCCAGTGTCTGGGCAGGGTCTGAGGATGGGGCAGGGCCGCCCCCAACTTACCCTCGTCGAAAGAGGCCTGGCTCAACTCGACGGCCCCTCCTGGGCCATACCCTGAAGCCCCCGTTGGCTGTGTCCACAGCCCCACCAGAACATGTCCAGACTCCAATGAAGCAGGAAGCTGGCGGTGGTTTTGTGTTGCCCCCACCTGGCACTGACCTTGTGTTTTTACGGGAGGGTGCAAGCAGTCCTGTGCAGGTACCTGGACCTGCCCCAGCTTCCACAGAAGCCCTGTTGCAG gcATTAGACCCAGGCCTGCCACTTGTGAAGCAAGAGCCACCTGACCCTGAGGAGGAGAAGAGCAAGGATGACTCAGCCTCTGATTCGGCcccagaggaggaggcagcaggggTTGGCACGCCAGTG ATCACGGAGATTTTCAGCCTGGGTGGAACCCGCCTCCGGGACACAGCAGTCTGGTTGCCAAG
- the MBD1 gene encoding methyl-CpG-binding domain protein 1 isoform X28, which yields MAEEWLDCPALGPGWKRREVFRKSGATCGRSDTYYQSPTGDRIRSKVELTRYLGPACDLTLFDFKQGILCYPAPKARSLPVPSKKRKKPSRPVKAPKCQVGSQKSEDKKEAPRVETKADTDTAPASLPAPGYCENCGISFSGDGTRRQRLKTLCKDCRAQRIAFNREQRMFKRVGCGECAACQVTEDCGACSTCLLQLPHDVASGLFCKCEQRRCLRIVEKSRGCGVCRGCQTREDCGHCRVCLRPPRPGLRRQWRCVQRRCLRHLAHRLRRHHQRCQRRPPLAVAPPAGKRSRRRGGCDSKLTARWRPRTQTLPPLPPSQPPESPELQPYTNRRQNRKCGACAACLRRMDCGHCDFCCDKPKFGGSNQKRQKCRWRQCLQFAMKRLLPSVWAGSEDGAGPPPTYPRRKRPGSTRRPLLGHTLKPPLAVSTAPPEHVQTPMKQEAGGGFVLPPPGTDLVFLREGASSPVQVPGPAPASTEALLQEAQCPGLSWVVALPQVKQEKVDAQEEWTPGTAILTSPVLLPGCPSKALDPGLPLVKQEPPDPEEEKSKDDSASDSAPEEEAAGVGTPVITEIFSLGGTRLRDTAVWLPRSKDLKKPGTRNQ from the exons ATGGCTGAGGAGTGGCTGGactgcccagccctgggccctggcTGGAAGCGCCGGGAGGTTTTCCGCAAGTCAGGTGCCACCTGTGGACGCTCAGACACCTATTACCAGAG CCCCACAGGAGACAGGATCCGAAGCAAAGTTGAGCTGACCCGATACCTGGGCCCTGCGTGCGACCTCACTCTCTTCGACTTCAAACAAGGCATCCTTTGCTATCCAGCCCCCAAG GCCCGGTCCTTGCCTGTCCCCAGCAAGAAGCGGAAGAAGCCTTCGAGGCCAGTCAAGGCTCCGAAATGTCAGGTTGGATCCCAAAAAAGTGAGGACAAGAAGGAGGCCCCAAGAGTTGAGACCAAGGCTGACACGGACACAGCCCCGGCTTCTCTCCCTGCGCCTGG GTACTGTGAGAACTGTGGAATCAGCTTCTCAGGAGATGGTACCCGAAGGCAGCGGCTCAAGACGTTGTGCAAGGACTGCCGAG CACAGAGAATTGCTTTCAACCGGGAGCAGAGGATGTTTAAG CGTGTGGGCTGCGGGGAGTGTGCAGCCTGCCAGGTCACGGAGGACTGCGGGGCCTGCTCCACCTGCCTTCTGCAGCTGCCCCATGATGTGGCCTCGGGGCTGTTCTGCAAATGTGAGCAGAGACGGTGCCTCCGGATCGTGGAAAAG AGCCGAGGGTGTGGAGTGTGCCGGGGCTGTCAGACCCGAGAGGACTGTGGCCATTGCCGAGTCTGCCTCCGCCCTCCCCGCCCTGGTCTTAGGCGCCAGTGGAGGTGCGTCCAGCGGCGCTGCCTACGG CACCTTGCCCATCGCCTCCGTCGCCACCATCAGCGATGTCAACGACGCCCTCCCTTAGCTGTGGCTCCCCCTGCT GGTAAACGTAGCCGCCGCAGGGGAGGCTGCGACTCCAAGTTGACTGCCCGGTGGCGTCCCCGAACCCAGACTCTGCCTCCACTTCCCCCATCGCAGCCTCCAGAGTCCCCAGAGCTG CAGCCCTACACAAACCGCCGGCAGAATCGTAAGTGTGGGGCCTGTGCAGCCTGCCTGCGGCGGATGGACTGTGGCCACTGTGACTTCTGCTGTGACAAGCCCAAATTCGGGGGCAGCAACCAGAAGCGCCAGAAGTGTCGTTGGCGCCAATGCCTGCAGTTTGCCAtg AAGCGTCTGCTGCCCAGTGTCTGGGCAGGGTCTGAGGATGGGGCAGGGCCGCCCCCAACTTACCCTCGTCGAAAGAGGCCTGGCTCAACTCGACGGCCCCTCCTGGGCCATACCCTGAAGCCCCCGTTGGCTGTGTCCACAGCCCCACCAGAACATGTCCAGACTCCAATGAAGCAGGAAGCTGGCGGTGGTTTTGTGTTGCCCCCACCTGGCACTGACCTTGTGTTTTTACGGGAGGGTGCAAGCAGTCCTGTGCAGGTACCTGGACCTGCCCCAGCTTCCACAGAAGCCCTGTTGCAG GAGGCGCAGTGCCCTGGCCTGAGTTGGGTTGTGGCCTTACCCCAGGTGAAGCAAGAGAAGGTGGATGCCCAGGAAGAATGGACACCGGGCACAGCCATCCTGACTTCTCCCGTATTGCTGCCTGGCTGCCCCAGCAAG gcATTAGACCCAGGCCTGCCACTTGTGAAGCAAGAGCCACCTGACCCTGAGGAGGAGAAGAGCAAGGATGACTCAGCCTCTGATTCGGCcccagaggaggaggcagcaggggTTGGCACGCCAGTG ATCACGGAGATTTTCAGCCTGGGTGGAACCCGCCTCCGGGACACAGCAGTCTGGTTGCCAAG
- the MBD1 gene encoding methyl-CpG-binding domain protein 1 isoform X31, producing MAEEWLDCPALGPGWKRREVFRKSGATCGRSDTYYQSPTGDRIRSKVELTRYLGPACDLTLFDFKQGILCYPAPKARSLPVPSKKRKKPSRPVKAPKCQVGSQKSEDKKEAPRVETKADTDTAPASLPAPGYCENCGISFSGDGTRRQRLKTLCKDCRAQRIAFNREQRMFKRVGCGECAACQVTEDCGACSTCLLQLPHDVASGLFCKCEQRRCLRIVEKSRGCGVCRGCQTREDCGHCRVCLRPPRPGLRRQWRCVQRRCLRHLAHRLRRHHQRCQRRPPLAVAPPAGKRSRRRGGCDSKLTARWRPRTQTLPPLPPSQPPESPELHPRALAPSPPAEFIYYCVDEDELQPYTNRRQNRKCGACAACLRRMDCGHCDFCCDKPKFGGSNQKRQKCRWRQCLQFAMKRLLPSVWAGSEDGAGPPPTYPRRKRPGSTRRPLLGHTLKPPLAVSTAPPEHVQTPMKQEAGGGFVLPPPGTDLVFLREGASSPVQVPGPAPASTEALLQEAQCPGLSWVVALPQVKQEKVDAQEEWTPGTAILTSPVLLPGCPSKALDPGLPLVKQEPPDPEEEKSKDDSASDSAPEEEAAGVGTPVAT from the exons ATGGCTGAGGAGTGGCTGGactgcccagccctgggccctggcTGGAAGCGCCGGGAGGTTTTCCGCAAGTCAGGTGCCACCTGTGGACGCTCAGACACCTATTACCAGAG CCCCACAGGAGACAGGATCCGAAGCAAAGTTGAGCTGACCCGATACCTGGGCCCTGCGTGCGACCTCACTCTCTTCGACTTCAAACAAGGCATCCTTTGCTATCCAGCCCCCAAG GCCCGGTCCTTGCCTGTCCCCAGCAAGAAGCGGAAGAAGCCTTCGAGGCCAGTCAAGGCTCCGAAATGTCAGGTTGGATCCCAAAAAAGTGAGGACAAGAAGGAGGCCCCAAGAGTTGAGACCAAGGCTGACACGGACACAGCCCCGGCTTCTCTCCCTGCGCCTGG GTACTGTGAGAACTGTGGAATCAGCTTCTCAGGAGATGGTACCCGAAGGCAGCGGCTCAAGACGTTGTGCAAGGACTGCCGAG CACAGAGAATTGCTTTCAACCGGGAGCAGAGGATGTTTAAG CGTGTGGGCTGCGGGGAGTGTGCAGCCTGCCAGGTCACGGAGGACTGCGGGGCCTGCTCCACCTGCCTTCTGCAGCTGCCCCATGATGTGGCCTCGGGGCTGTTCTGCAAATGTGAGCAGAGACGGTGCCTCCGGATCGTGGAAAAG AGCCGAGGGTGTGGAGTGTGCCGGGGCTGTCAGACCCGAGAGGACTGTGGCCATTGCCGAGTCTGCCTCCGCCCTCCCCGCCCTGGTCTTAGGCGCCAGTGGAGGTGCGTCCAGCGGCGCTGCCTACGG CACCTTGCCCATCGCCTCCGTCGCCACCATCAGCGATGTCAACGACGCCCTCCCTTAGCTGTGGCTCCCCCTGCT GGTAAACGTAGCCGCCGCAGGGGAGGCTGCGACTCCAAGTTGACTGCCCGGTGGCGTCCCCGAACCCAGACTCTGCCTCCACTTCCCCCATCGCAGCCTCCAGAGTCCCCAGAGCTG CACCCCAGAGCCCTGGCCCCCTCGCCACCTGCCGAGTTCATCTATTACTGTGTAGACGAGGACGAGCTA CAGCCCTACACAAACCGCCGGCAGAATCGTAAGTGTGGGGCCTGTGCAGCCTGCCTGCGGCGGATGGACTGTGGCCACTGTGACTTCTGCTGTGACAAGCCCAAATTCGGGGGCAGCAACCAGAAGCGCCAGAAGTGTCGTTGGCGCCAATGCCTGCAGTTTGCCAtg AAGCGTCTGCTGCCCAGTGTCTGGGCAGGGTCTGAGGATGGGGCAGGGCCGCCCCCAACTTACCCTCGTCGAAAGAGGCCTGGCTCAACTCGACGGCCCCTCCTGGGCCATACCCTGAAGCCCCCGTTGGCTGTGTCCACAGCCCCACCAGAACATGTCCAGACTCCAATGAAGCAGGAAGCTGGCGGTGGTTTTGTGTTGCCCCCACCTGGCACTGACCTTGTGTTTTTACGGGAGGGTGCAAGCAGTCCTGTGCAGGTACCTGGACCTGCCCCAGCTTCCACAGAAGCCCTGTTGCAG GAGGCGCAGTGCCCTGGCCTGAGTTGGGTTGTGGCCTTACCCCAGGTGAAGCAAGAGAAGGTGGATGCCCAGGAAGAATGGACACCGGGCACAGCCATCCTGACTTCTCCCGTATTGCTGCCTGGCTGCCCCAGCAAG gcATTAGACCCAGGCCTGCCACTTGTGAAGCAAGAGCCACCTGACCCTGAGGAGGAGAAGAGCAAGGATGACTCAGCCTCTGATTCGGCcccagaggaggaggcagcaggggTTGGCACGCCAGTG
- the MBD1 gene encoding methyl-CpG-binding domain protein 1 isoform X3, producing MAEEWLDCPALGPGWKRREVFRKSGATCGRSDTYYQSPTGDRIRSKVELTRYLGPACDLTLFDFKQGILCYPAPKARSLPVPSKKRKKPSRPVKAPKCQVGSQKSEDKKEAPRVETKADTDTAPASLPAPGYCENCGISFSGDGTRRQRLKTLCKDCRAQRIAFNREQRMFKRVGCGECAACQVTEDCGACSTCLLQLPHDVASGLFCKCEQRRCLRIVEKSRGCGVCRGCQTREDCGHCRVCLRPPRPGLRRQWRCVQRRCLRHLAHRLRRHHQRCQRRPPLAVAPPAGKRSRRRGGCDSKLTARWRPRTQTLPPLPPSQPPESPELHPRALAPSPPAEFIYYCVDEDELPYTNRRQNRKCGACAACLRRMDCGHCDFCCDKPKFGGSNQKRQKCRWRQCLQFAMKRLLPSVWAGSEDGAGPPPTYPRRKRPGSTRRPLLGHTLKPPLAVSTAPPEHVQTPMKQEAGGGFVLPPPGTDLVFLREGASSPVQVPGPAPASTEALLQEAQCPGLSWVVALPQVKQEKVDAQEEWTPGTAILTSPVLLPGCPSKALDPGLPLVKQEPPDPEEEKSKDDSASDSAPEEEAAGVGTPVITEIFSLGGTRLRDTAVWLPSLQGRQSGKEDGCKVWETEDTLAPASTSRNPRGWPGTHVSRTPPPASMMWVSCRRSWCRSSRS from the exons ATGGCTGAGGAGTGGCTGGactgcccagccctgggccctggcTGGAAGCGCCGGGAGGTTTTCCGCAAGTCAGGTGCCACCTGTGGACGCTCAGACACCTATTACCAGAG CCCCACAGGAGACAGGATCCGAAGCAAAGTTGAGCTGACCCGATACCTGGGCCCTGCGTGCGACCTCACTCTCTTCGACTTCAAACAAGGCATCCTTTGCTATCCAGCCCCCAAG GCCCGGTCCTTGCCTGTCCCCAGCAAGAAGCGGAAGAAGCCTTCGAGGCCAGTCAAGGCTCCGAAATGTCAGGTTGGATCCCAAAAAAGTGAGGACAAGAAGGAGGCCCCAAGAGTTGAGACCAAGGCTGACACGGACACAGCCCCGGCTTCTCTCCCTGCGCCTGG GTACTGTGAGAACTGTGGAATCAGCTTCTCAGGAGATGGTACCCGAAGGCAGCGGCTCAAGACGTTGTGCAAGGACTGCCGAG CACAGAGAATTGCTTTCAACCGGGAGCAGAGGATGTTTAAG CGTGTGGGCTGCGGGGAGTGTGCAGCCTGCCAGGTCACGGAGGACTGCGGGGCCTGCTCCACCTGCCTTCTGCAGCTGCCCCATGATGTGGCCTCGGGGCTGTTCTGCAAATGTGAGCAGAGACGGTGCCTCCGGATCGTGGAAAAG AGCCGAGGGTGTGGAGTGTGCCGGGGCTGTCAGACCCGAGAGGACTGTGGCCATTGCCGAGTCTGCCTCCGCCCTCCCCGCCCTGGTCTTAGGCGCCAGTGGAGGTGCGTCCAGCGGCGCTGCCTACGG CACCTTGCCCATCGCCTCCGTCGCCACCATCAGCGATGTCAACGACGCCCTCCCTTAGCTGTGGCTCCCCCTGCT GGTAAACGTAGCCGCCGCAGGGGAGGCTGCGACTCCAAGTTGACTGCCCGGTGGCGTCCCCGAACCCAGACTCTGCCTCCACTTCCCCCATCGCAGCCTCCAGAGTCCCCAGAGCTG CACCCCAGAGCCCTGGCCCCCTCGCCACCTGCCGAGTTCATCTATTACTGTGTAGACGAGGACGAGCTA CCCTACACAAACCGCCGGCAGAATCGTAAGTGTGGGGCCTGTGCAGCCTGCCTGCGGCGGATGGACTGTGGCCACTGTGACTTCTGCTGTGACAAGCCCAAATTCGGGGGCAGCAACCAGAAGCGCCAGAAGTGTCGTTGGCGCCAATGCCTGCAGTTTGCCAtg AAGCGTCTGCTGCCCAGTGTCTGGGCAGGGTCTGAGGATGGGGCAGGGCCGCCCCCAACTTACCCTCGTCGAAAGAGGCCTGGCTCAACTCGACGGCCCCTCCTGGGCCATACCCTGAAGCCCCCGTTGGCTGTGTCCACAGCCCCACCAGAACATGTCCAGACTCCAATGAAGCAGGAAGCTGGCGGTGGTTTTGTGTTGCCCCCACCTGGCACTGACCTTGTGTTTTTACGGGAGGGTGCAAGCAGTCCTGTGCAGGTACCTGGACCTGCCCCAGCTTCCACAGAAGCCCTGTTGCAG GAGGCGCAGTGCCCTGGCCTGAGTTGGGTTGTGGCCTTACCCCAGGTGAAGCAAGAGAAGGTGGATGCCCAGGAAGAATGGACACCGGGCACAGCCATCCTGACTTCTCCCGTATTGCTGCCTGGCTGCCCCAGCAAG gcATTAGACCCAGGCCTGCCACTTGTGAAGCAAGAGCCACCTGACCCTGAGGAGGAGAAGAGCAAGGATGACTCAGCCTCTGATTCGGCcccagaggaggaggcagcaggggTTGGCACGCCAGTG ATCACGGAGATTTTCAGCCTGGGTGGAACCCGCCTCCGGGACACAGCAGTCTGGTTGCCAAG
- the MBD1 gene encoding methyl-CpG-binding domain protein 1 isoform X7, protein MAEEWLDCPALGPGWKRREVFRKSGATCGRSDTYYQSPTGDRIRSKVELTRYLGPACDLTLFDFKQGILCYPAPKARSLPVPSKKRKKPSRPVKAPKCQVGSQKSEDKKEAPRVETKADTDTAPASLPAPGYCENCGISFSGDGTRRQRLKTLCKDCRAQRIAFNREQRMFKRVGCGECAACQVTEDCGACSTCLLQLPHDVASGLFCKCEQRRCLRIVEKSRGCGVCRGCQTREDCGHCRVCLRPPRPGLRRQWRCVQRRCLRHLAHRLRRHHQRCQRRPPLAVAPPAGKRSRRRGGCDSKLTARWRPRTQTLPPLPPSQPPESPELPYTNRRQNRKCGACAACLRRMDCGHCDFCCDKPKFGGSNQKRQKCRWRQCLQFAMKRLLPSVWAGSEDGAGPPPTYPRRKRPGSTRRPLLGHTLKPPLAVSTAPPEHVQTPMKQEAGGGFVLPPPGTDLVFLREGASSPVQVPGPAPASTEALLQEAQCPGLSWVVALPQVKQEKVDAQEEWTPGTAILTSPVLLPGCPSKALDPGLPLVKQEPPDPEEEKSKDDSASDSAPEEEAAGVGTPVITEIFSLGGTRLRDTAVWLPSLQGRQSGKEDGCKVWETEDTLAPASTSRNPRGWPGTHVSRTPPPASMMWVSCRRSWCRSSRS, encoded by the exons ATGGCTGAGGAGTGGCTGGactgcccagccctgggccctggcTGGAAGCGCCGGGAGGTTTTCCGCAAGTCAGGTGCCACCTGTGGACGCTCAGACACCTATTACCAGAG CCCCACAGGAGACAGGATCCGAAGCAAAGTTGAGCTGACCCGATACCTGGGCCCTGCGTGCGACCTCACTCTCTTCGACTTCAAACAAGGCATCCTTTGCTATCCAGCCCCCAAG GCCCGGTCCTTGCCTGTCCCCAGCAAGAAGCGGAAGAAGCCTTCGAGGCCAGTCAAGGCTCCGAAATGTCAGGTTGGATCCCAAAAAAGTGAGGACAAGAAGGAGGCCCCAAGAGTTGAGACCAAGGCTGACACGGACACAGCCCCGGCTTCTCTCCCTGCGCCTGG GTACTGTGAGAACTGTGGAATCAGCTTCTCAGGAGATGGTACCCGAAGGCAGCGGCTCAAGACGTTGTGCAAGGACTGCCGAG CACAGAGAATTGCTTTCAACCGGGAGCAGAGGATGTTTAAG CGTGTGGGCTGCGGGGAGTGTGCAGCCTGCCAGGTCACGGAGGACTGCGGGGCCTGCTCCACCTGCCTTCTGCAGCTGCCCCATGATGTGGCCTCGGGGCTGTTCTGCAAATGTGAGCAGAGACGGTGCCTCCGGATCGTGGAAAAG AGCCGAGGGTGTGGAGTGTGCCGGGGCTGTCAGACCCGAGAGGACTGTGGCCATTGCCGAGTCTGCCTCCGCCCTCCCCGCCCTGGTCTTAGGCGCCAGTGGAGGTGCGTCCAGCGGCGCTGCCTACGG CACCTTGCCCATCGCCTCCGTCGCCACCATCAGCGATGTCAACGACGCCCTCCCTTAGCTGTGGCTCCCCCTGCT GGTAAACGTAGCCGCCGCAGGGGAGGCTGCGACTCCAAGTTGACTGCCCGGTGGCGTCCCCGAACCCAGACTCTGCCTCCACTTCCCCCATCGCAGCCTCCAGAGTCCCCAGAGCTG CCCTACACAAACCGCCGGCAGAATCGTAAGTGTGGGGCCTGTGCAGCCTGCCTGCGGCGGATGGACTGTGGCCACTGTGACTTCTGCTGTGACAAGCCCAAATTCGGGGGCAGCAACCAGAAGCGCCAGAAGTGTCGTTGGCGCCAATGCCTGCAGTTTGCCAtg AAGCGTCTGCTGCCCAGTGTCTGGGCAGGGTCTGAGGATGGGGCAGGGCCGCCCCCAACTTACCCTCGTCGAAAGAGGCCTGGCTCAACTCGACGGCCCCTCCTGGGCCATACCCTGAAGCCCCCGTTGGCTGTGTCCACAGCCCCACCAGAACATGTCCAGACTCCAATGAAGCAGGAAGCTGGCGGTGGTTTTGTGTTGCCCCCACCTGGCACTGACCTTGTGTTTTTACGGGAGGGTGCAAGCAGTCCTGTGCAGGTACCTGGACCTGCCCCAGCTTCCACAGAAGCCCTGTTGCAG GAGGCGCAGTGCCCTGGCCTGAGTTGGGTTGTGGCCTTACCCCAGGTGAAGCAAGAGAAGGTGGATGCCCAGGAAGAATGGACACCGGGCACAGCCATCCTGACTTCTCCCGTATTGCTGCCTGGCTGCCCCAGCAAG gcATTAGACCCAGGCCTGCCACTTGTGAAGCAAGAGCCACCTGACCCTGAGGAGGAGAAGAGCAAGGATGACTCAGCCTCTGATTCGGCcccagaggaggaggcagcaggggTTGGCACGCCAGTG ATCACGGAGATTTTCAGCCTGGGTGGAACCCGCCTCCGGGACACAGCAGTCTGGTTGCCAAG
- the MBD1 gene encoding methyl-CpG-binding domain protein 1 isoform X2: MAEEWLDCPALGPGWKRREVFRKSGATCGRSDTYYQSPTGDRIRSKVELTRYLGPACDLTLFDFKQGILCYPAPKARSLPVPSKKRKKPSRPVKAPKCQVGSQKSEDKKEAPRVETKADTDTAPASLPAPGYCENCGISFSGDGTRRQRLKTLCKDCRAQRIAFNREQRMFKRVGCGECAACQVTEDCGACSTCLLQLPHDVASGLFCKCEQRRCLRIVEKSRGCGVCRGCQTREDCGHCRVCLRPPRPGLRRQWRCVQRRCLRHLAHRLRRHHQRCQRRPPLAVAPPAGKRSRRRGGCDSKLTARWRPRTQTLPPLPPSQPPESPELHPRALAPSPPAEFIYYCVDEDELQPYTNRRQNRKCGACAACLRRMDCGHCDFCCDKPKFGGSNQKRQKCRWRQCLQFAMKRLLPSVWAGSEDGAGPPPTYPRRKRPGSTRRPLLGHTLKPPLAVSTAPPEHVQTPMKQEAGGGFVLPPPGTDLVFLREGASSPVQVPGPAPASTEALLQEAQCPGLSWVVALPQVKQEKVDAQEEWTPGTAILTSPVLLPGCPSKALDPGLPLVKQEPPDPEEEKSKDDSASDSAPEEEAAGVGTPVITEIFSLGGTRLRDTAVWLPSLQGRQSGKEDGCKVWETEDTLAPASTSRNPRGWPGTHVSRTPPPASMMWVSCRRSWCRSSRS; encoded by the exons ATGGCTGAGGAGTGGCTGGactgcccagccctgggccctggcTGGAAGCGCCGGGAGGTTTTCCGCAAGTCAGGTGCCACCTGTGGACGCTCAGACACCTATTACCAGAG CCCCACAGGAGACAGGATCCGAAGCAAAGTTGAGCTGACCCGATACCTGGGCCCTGCGTGCGACCTCACTCTCTTCGACTTCAAACAAGGCATCCTTTGCTATCCAGCCCCCAAG GCCCGGTCCTTGCCTGTCCCCAGCAAGAAGCGGAAGAAGCCTTCGAGGCCAGTCAAGGCTCCGAAATGTCAGGTTGGATCCCAAAAAAGTGAGGACAAGAAGGAGGCCCCAAGAGTTGAGACCAAGGCTGACACGGACACAGCCCCGGCTTCTCTCCCTGCGCCTGG GTACTGTGAGAACTGTGGAATCAGCTTCTCAGGAGATGGTACCCGAAGGCAGCGGCTCAAGACGTTGTGCAAGGACTGCCGAG CACAGAGAATTGCTTTCAACCGGGAGCAGAGGATGTTTAAG CGTGTGGGCTGCGGGGAGTGTGCAGCCTGCCAGGTCACGGAGGACTGCGGGGCCTGCTCCACCTGCCTTCTGCAGCTGCCCCATGATGTGGCCTCGGGGCTGTTCTGCAAATGTGAGCAGAGACGGTGCCTCCGGATCGTGGAAAAG AGCCGAGGGTGTGGAGTGTGCCGGGGCTGTCAGACCCGAGAGGACTGTGGCCATTGCCGAGTCTGCCTCCGCCCTCCCCGCCCTGGTCTTAGGCGCCAGTGGAGGTGCGTCCAGCGGCGCTGCCTACGG CACCTTGCCCATCGCCTCCGTCGCCACCATCAGCGATGTCAACGACGCCCTCCCTTAGCTGTGGCTCCCCCTGCT GGTAAACGTAGCCGCCGCAGGGGAGGCTGCGACTCCAAGTTGACTGCCCGGTGGCGTCCCCGAACCCAGACTCTGCCTCCACTTCCCCCATCGCAGCCTCCAGAGTCCCCAGAGCTG CACCCCAGAGCCCTGGCCCCCTCGCCACCTGCCGAGTTCATCTATTACTGTGTAGACGAGGACGAGCTA CAGCCCTACACAAACCGCCGGCAGAATCGTAAGTGTGGGGCCTGTGCAGCCTGCCTGCGGCGGATGGACTGTGGCCACTGTGACTTCTGCTGTGACAAGCCCAAATTCGGGGGCAGCAACCAGAAGCGCCAGAAGTGTCGTTGGCGCCAATGCCTGCAGTTTGCCAtg AAGCGTCTGCTGCCCAGTGTCTGGGCAGGGTCTGAGGATGGGGCAGGGCCGCCCCCAACTTACCCTCGTCGAAAGAGGCCTGGCTCAACTCGACGGCCCCTCCTGGGCCATACCCTGAAGCCCCCGTTGGCTGTGTCCACAGCCCCACCAGAACATGTCCAGACTCCAATGAAGCAGGAAGCTGGCGGTGGTTTTGTGTTGCCCCCACCTGGCACTGACCTTGTGTTTTTACGGGAGGGTGCAAGCAGTCCTGTGCAGGTACCTGGACCTGCCCCAGCTTCCACAGAAGCCCTGTTGCAG GAGGCGCAGTGCCCTGGCCTGAGTTGGGTTGTGGCCTTACCCCAGGTGAAGCAAGAGAAGGTGGATGCCCAGGAAGAATGGACACCGGGCACAGCCATCCTGACTTCTCCCGTATTGCTGCCTGGCTGCCCCAGCAAG gcATTAGACCCAGGCCTGCCACTTGTGAAGCAAGAGCCACCTGACCCTGAGGAGGAGAAGAGCAAGGATGACTCAGCCTCTGATTCGGCcccagaggaggaggcagcaggggTTGGCACGCCAGTG ATCACGGAGATTTTCAGCCTGGGTGGAACCCGCCTCCGGGACACAGCAGTCTGGTTGCCAAG